In one Silene latifolia isolate original U9 population chromosome 10, ASM4854445v1, whole genome shotgun sequence genomic region, the following are encoded:
- the LOC141606084 gene encoding protein LATERAL BRANCHING OXIDOREDUCTASE 1-like gives MAAASVLPVKLELPSTPIQELIKSNNTNQIPERYLINSTSESNGCVLPWMDSSIIIDLQHLLDFSSPCAQKELLKLRHALSSWGCFQLVNHGVASSLMDQLHYVGKEFFALTLEEKQKYSRTAEWFEGYGCDVVSEDQPINWNDRLHLRIHPPQQRNLKFWPEIVPNFRETLHEYSVEMRKVLEIMLRAIAKSLNLEENTFLSQLGEDSTFFARFNFYPPCQHPDRVVGLKPHSDGTLITILLQDKDVEGLQVLKDDQWYKVPVIPNALFINVGDQLEIMSNGILKSPVHRAMIDKQKERMSVAVPTSVAIDKEIGPLSELIDKDRPRLYKNVDNYLSTFLQHYARGERAINVMRIQQ, from the exons ATGGCAGCAGCATCTGTGCTTCCTGTGAAACTAGAACTACCATCAACCCCTATTCAAGAGTTAATTAAATCTAATAATACCAACCAAATCCCTGAAAGATATCTTATTAACTCGACTTCGGAGTCGAATGGATGTGTTCTTCCATGGATGGACAGTAGTATCATTATTGATCTTCAGCATCTCTTGGACTTCTCATCTCCTTGTGCTCAAAAAGAGCTGCTCAAACTTCGTCACGCGCTTAGTTCCTGGGGTTGCTTCCAG CTAGTGAACCATGGTGTAGCAAGCTCGTTGATGGATCAACTTCATTATGTTGGCAAGGAATTCTTTGCACTGACTCTAGAAGAAAAACAGAAGTATTCGAGAACAGCAGAGTGGTTTGAAGGGTATGGATGCGACGTTGTTTCGGAAGATCAGCCAATCAACTGGAATGACAGGTTGCATCTCAGAATTCACCCTCCTCAGCAGAGGAATCTTAAGTTTTGGCCTGAAATTGTACCTAATTTCAG GGAAACGTTGCATGAATACTCGGTTGAGATGAGGAAAGTACTAGAAATTATGTTGAGAGCTATAGCTAAATCATTGAATTTGGAGGAGAACACTTTCTTAAGTCAGTTGGGAGAAGATAGCACTTTCTTTGCAAGATTCAACTTTTACCCTCCATGTCAGCACCCTGACCGCGTTGTAGGCCTTAAACCGCATTCTGATGGTACCTTAATTACTATACTTCTACAAGACAAAGATGTTGAAGGTCTTCAGGTTCTCAAAGATGATCAATGGTATAAGGTGCCAGTTATTCCCAATGCTCTTTTTATCAATGTTGGTGATCAGTTGGAG ATAATGAGTAATGGAATACTGAAGAGTCCAGTACACAGGGCGATGATCGATAAGCAGAAGGAAAGGATGTCAGTAGCAGTGCCGACTAGTGTGGCCATAGACAAAGAAATAGGTCCCTTAAGTGAGCTTATTGACAAGGATAGACCTCGGTTATACAAGAATGTCGACAATTATCTTTCTACATTTTTGCAGCACTATGCAAGAGGTGAAAGAgccatcaatgttatgagaattcagCAGTAG
- the LOC141608373 gene encoding uncharacterized protein LOC141608373 produces MEDGEIDSFIMGCWAIWEARNKWVFEQVRVDASNVARRIENLQQELREAEKEQELRSSTVGTRTGWSKPNEGWVKVNVDAGVKEGWGAGFGAVCRGSEGQVLWGMSERRRNMMEPRMAEAEAILISIQEAGRRGHKNIVVESDCKSLIDALKMKETGRSDFHLILHDICCFYNSFACISWNFVSRKYNRVAHELAHWGSMNHGRKIWDGVLPCMAQSLADFDINE; encoded by the coding sequence atggaggaTGGTGAGATAGATTCTTTCATCATGGGTTGTTGGGCGATTTGGGAGGCGAGAAACAAGTGGGTCTTTGAACAAGTCAGAGTGGATGCTAGCAATGTGGCGAGAAGAATTGAGAATCTGCAGCAAGAATTACGAGAGGCAGAGAAAGAGCAGGAGCTTCGATCAAGCACAGTGGGTACGAGGACGGGATGGAGCAAACCAAATGAGGGATGGGTGAAGGTGAATGTGGATGCGGGAGTGAAGGAGGGATGGGGAGCGGGGTTTGGTGCGGTCTGTCGAGGGAGTGAGGGGCAGGTGTTATGGGGGATGTCGGAGAGACGGAGGaatatgatggaaccacggatggCCGAAGCTGAAGCGATATTGATAAGCATCCAAGAAGCGGGACGACGAGGCCATAAGAATATAGTGGTGGAAAGTGACTGCAAAAGCTTGATTGACGCGTTGAAGATGAAGGAGACAGGACGGAGTGACTTCCATTTAATTTTGCATGATATTTGTTGTTTTTATAATTCTTTTGCTTGCATTTCTTGGAACTTTGTTAGTCGGAAGTACAATAGAGTAGCGCACGAACTAGCTCACTGGGGTTCGATGAATCACGGTAGGAAAATCTGGGACGGCGTCTTACCTTGTATGGCTCAATCTTTGGCTGATTTTGATATTAATGAATGA